The Setaria viridis chromosome 6, Setaria_viridis_v4.0, whole genome shotgun sequence genome contains a region encoding:
- the LOC117860091 gene encoding uncharacterized protein: MGRPRGKSKKAIEAASNDDEDGSGGEEAPPTPKRRGRPQTKPLKDDADEAEDKDTAEAEEDDADGTKPVVRPSKDSTKQSSAEGGGKKRRRRREEEEGHVRSSKSNGFRPNGSRRKSTPRRAAEAGVECK, encoded by the coding sequence ATGGGCAGGCCTCGAGGGAAGAGCAAGAAAGCGATCGAAGCCGCGAGCAACGACGACGAagatggcagcggcggcgaggaggcgccgCCCACCCCCAAGAGGAGGGGAAGGCCTCAGACGAAGCCTCTCAAGGACGACGCCGACGAAGCCGAGGACAAGGAcaccgccgaggccgaggaagACGACGCAGACGGCACAAAGCCCGTCGTGCGGCCAAGCAAGGACTCCACCAAGCAGAGCTCAGCTGAGGGTGGAGgcaagaagcggcggcggcgccgagaggaggaggagggtcaCGTGAGGTCGTCCAAGTCCAATGGGTTCCGGCCGAACGGGAGCCGGCGGAAGAGCACTCCCCGGCGAGCCGCCGAGGCTGGGGTTGAATGCAAGTGA